A genomic segment from Nicotiana tabacum cultivar K326 chromosome 7, ASM71507v2, whole genome shotgun sequence encodes:
- the LOC107821572 gene encoding protein ECERIFERUM 26-like, translating to MVDLQSRTKIQGPFESLCAIIWQSSYRIRDGLEPKVVAICKKSEEKKECLVGNNQVIGVVKVDHSIREANPSDLARLIKNEIIDEQLKIDEAIEKDHELSDVVVYGVNLTFVNMEGVDHYGFDWKGHKPMNVSYFIDGVGDAGTVVVLPTGPNDSSKYGDKGRIV from the coding sequence ATGGTCGATTTGCAATCAAGAACAAAAATTCAAGGCCCATTTGAATCACTATGTGCTATTATTTGGCAATCCAGTTATAGAATTAGAGATGGGCTCGAGCCCAAAGTTGTGGCCATTTGTAAAAAGagtgaagaaaagaaagaatgcCTTGTAGGAAACAATCAAGTCATTGGTGTGGTAAAGGTTGATCATTCAATTAGAGAAGCTAATCCTAGTGATTTAGCAAGGTTAATTAAAAATGAGATCATCGACGAGCAATTAAAGATCGATGAAGCCATCGAGAAAGATCATGAACTATCGGACGTGGTTGTTTACGGAGTAAATTTGACTTTCGTGAACATGGAAGGTGTTGATCACTATGGATTCGACTGGAAGGGACACAAACCAATGAATGTAAGTTACTTTATCGATGGAGTTGGCGATGCAGGGACTGTTGTGGTGCTTCCGACCGGGCCCAATGATTCTAGCAAGTATGGTGATAAAGGAAGGAttgtgtga